A window of Stigmatella erecta genomic DNA:
CACCACAGGGTGATGTCGAACAGGCGCTCCGCATCACGCCGGAGCTCCAGGGGCAACACGGCAGGCAGCGCGGTGGCCATGACGGGCGCCTCAGCTCGCCTTGGCCGGCGCGTTCTGCCGGGGCTTGATGTCCCCGAAGAGGGCGGCCGGCGCGACGGCCGAGGCCCCCTTCTTGGTGAGCAGGGCGTTCACCGCGCGGACGATCTTGCCGCGCACGCGGGGCGGCAGCGGCCGGTCCGAGAGCGCCGCCTGGAGCTGACGCGCACTCACCCCCCGCCCGCTCTTCGGCTTGCCGATGCCGAGCTCCGCGTAGGCCTTGTCCTGGTTGTCCTTGTCGCGCCGCTTGGCCCAGCGCTTGTGCGCCAGGAGGCGATCCGCGTCCGAGTGGTCCTCGAGCTGGGCCGAGAGGCGCACCACGGCCCGGGTGTCGATCTTCTGGTCATTCAGGAACTGCTGAAAGGTACCCATGCTGTCTCTCCTGGGACTTCGGGGAAACGGAGCCAGGCTTCCCTGGCTCCGGAAAGAGGGACAGGAGGCCCACGAGGCCCCTGCCCCCGGGGGAAGCTCAGTGCTCGTGGTCGTGCGCGTGCTCACCGTGCTCGGCGACGAGCGAGATGGACGTCTTCGAGGTGGGCCCGAAGGTGAGCACGTGGGTGCCCACGCCCAGGTCCACCGTGTACCGGCCCTTGATGTCCGAGCACTCGGTGGAGCTCTTCACCACCTCCTCGGGCTGGATGGCCACGCCATTGATGGTCTGGATGGCCATCGGCACGTCCTCGCTGATGAAGAAGAGGTAGTCGCCCTCCTCCGCCACCGCGAAGGTGACGCTGCCGCCCTTTCCACCCGTCACGTCGATGAGGGAGATGTCGTAGCGCTTGTGATCCGTGTTCACCGCCGGAGCGCCCGAGGCCGTGGCGGTGGCGGTGATGGGCGCGGAGGGGCCCTTCTGAAGGTGCGCGCATCCCTCGGTATCGAGGCTCTCGGTCTCCTCCTCGTCGTCGCCGCAACCGGCGCTGAAGAGGATCGAGGTGGACAGCAGCACGGCGGACAACAGCTTCCTGTTCATGTGTGACTCCACGGGTGAGTACGGCGTACGGCAGACGAAGGCCCTCGGGCGCCCTGGCCTTCAGTGGCAGGACACGGAGCGCAAGACGGGGGCATGAAGGCAGGGGCCCGCGGCGAGGAGGGTCTTCCCGCGCGCAGGGGGGAGCGTCACGTCCAGCAGGGCGAGGAACGGTGCACGGGCCGGCAGGGGCGCTCAGGGCCCCCCGCGGACGCACACCCTCGACAGCCCGCACGCACGGCCCACGCAGGGCCGTGACGGACGCGCTCCAGGGCCGTCAGGACTGAGGAGGAGACGACTTGGGGGCTACGCGGAGCCGGGCCACGGGCTCCGATTGCCCCTGCGCCCGCACGGACACCGGCCCCGAAGGGGCAGGCGCTTCCGAGCGCAGGAGGACTTCACCGGCGGGCGGCAGCAGCTCGCGGCGGAAGAAGGCATGCGCGCAGTGGGCCTCGGAGCCGTGGGAGACCGTGGCCTCCCCGGCCGAGGTGGCCACGCGGGAGTCATCGAAGGACTCCTGCGCCGGCCCGAGCCGGGCGTGGCTTCCCTCCTCACCGGCATGGACCATCTCGCCGTGTTCCGGGCACAGGGTGTGCTGGACGAGGGCGAAGTGGGCCACGCTGCCCAGATACGCCAGCATGCAGAGCACCACGAGCGGCAGCGCCAGCAGGCGCGGCCGGTGGAGGCTCCAGGGCATGTGGCGTTCCGAGCGTCTCACGGCGATGAAGGTCCCAAATGAATCCGAGTTGCGTTTGTAAGCCAGTTTGATTTCCGGCGCAAGCAGGACGGCGGCGGGCTCACGCCGCTCGCAGCCGCTGCTCCACCAGGGGCAAGCGGTCGTTGCCGAAGAACATGTCCTCGCCCACGAAGAACGTGGGGGCCCCGAACGCCCCCCGGGCAATCGCCTCCTCGGTGTTGCGCTTCAGCGCGTCCTTGATCTCCTGGTTCTCGATGCGGGCCAGCACCTTCTCTGGCTCCAGCCCAGCGGCACGCGCCACCTCCGTGAGAACGGCGGGGTCCGCCAGGTTCTTGCCCTCGGCGAAGGCGGCCCGGTAGGCGGCATGGCTGAACGGGACGATGAGCCCCTGCTCCGCCGCCACCAGCCCCAGGCGGCCGGCCTGGAGCGAGTTCGTGGGGAAGGAGTCCGGCATGCGGAAGTCCGGCAGGCCCAGCAGCCGCGCCCAGTCCGCCAAATCCTTCAACAAATACCGGGCCTTGGCCGGGTTGGTGACGGGAGACTGGTTGCCGGTGGCCTTGAAGACCGCCCCGAGCAGGAAGGGGCGCCAGCGCAGCTCCGCCCCGGTGCGTGCCGCAAGCGCTTCCACCTGGGCCGAAGCGAGGTAGGAATAGGGACTTGCGTAGTCGAAAAAGAACTCGAGCGTCTTGGCCATGAGTGAGCCAGAAGGTGTAGCCCCGTGAATGAGCTTTTAGAAGTGCTGCGTCACCAGGCCGCCCATTTTGGGCCCGAGCTGGCCCGGACCGCCTTCCAGCGGGGCCTGGCGGTGACGAAGAAGGACGGCACCCGCCAGCCCATTCCCATCACCGCCACCCCGGTCATCCTGGAGGCCGCGGAGGTGCGCCGCCGTTGCGAGCTGGCCGCGCGGCTGTCCTCCGCCGCGCTGAAGATGGCCGAGGCGGTGCTCGGAGGGGACACCCGGGAGGTGCTGCTCGGGGGCCTGTCCCCCCTGGAGCGCGCCA
This region includes:
- a CDS encoding 2-hydroxychromene-2-carboxylate isomerase; this encodes MAKTLEFFFDYASPYSYLASAQVEALAARTGAELRWRPFLLGAVFKATGNQSPVTNPAKARYLLKDLADWARLLGLPDFRMPDSFPTNSLQAGRLGLVAAEQGLIVPFSHAAYRAAFAEGKNLADPAVLTEVARAAGLEPEKVLARIENQEIKDALKRNTEEAIARGAFGAPTFFVGEDMFFGNDRLPLVEQRLRAA